From one Anopheles cruzii chromosome 3, idAnoCruzAS_RS32_06, whole genome shotgun sequence genomic stretch:
- the LOC128271603 gene encoding protein obstructor-E has product MSLDGRLTGALVVFCISALFYHAHSQSCPEKNGRFPVSGECDAYIECVDGEPKRQLCPDGLLFNEKASLFTYPCQYPIDVECGSRSRTQPPIPTEDCPHQFGYYKVGDRANCGQFINCAGGTGYVLDCPAGLAFDSATYQCDWPDLVEDCDAEAYLGFRCPPQSPDLVQPVRFFRAPNDCNKFFLCVNDRPRVNFCGRDQAFNELINACDGVENVTGCA; this is encoded by the exons ATGTCGTTAGACGGTAGACTCACGGGAGCCCTAGTCGTGTTTTGCATATCGGCGCTATTCTATCATG CACATAGCCAGTCTTGTCCGGAGAAGAATGGCCGCTTTCCCGTGTCAGGCGAGTGCGACGCGTACATTGAGTGTGTG GATGGTGAACCGAAACGACAACTCTGCCCGGATGGACTGCTATTCAACGAGAAGGCTTCCCTGTTTACCTATCCTTGCCAGTATCCGATCGACGTAGAGTGTGGCAGCCGATCGCGCACCCAACCCCCGATTCCGACGGAGGACTGTCCGCATCAGTTCGGTTACTACAAGGTTGGCGATCGGGCAAACTGTGGCCAGTTTATTAACTGTGCCGGCGGTACCGGTTACGTGCTCGATTGTCCCGCCGGGTTGGCGTTCGACTCGGCGACTTATCAGTGCGATTGGCCCGATCTGGTGGAGGATTGCGATGCGGAAGCGTATCTTGGCTTCAGGTGTCCCCCGCAGTCTCCCGACTTGGTGCAACCGGTTCGCTTCTTCCGTGCACCTAACGACTGCAACAAGTTCTTCCTGTGTGTGAACGACAGGCCACGGGTGAACTTCTGTGGCCGGGACCAGGCATTCAACGAACTGATCAACGCGTGCGATGGCGTAGAGAACGTGACGGGTTGCGCCTAA
- the LOC128271602 gene encoding beta-1,4-glucuronyltransferase 1-like produces the protein MTGNYKALRANHEDVWQRSALLRTVLVVVIVFFVLFCLMGYFYRPEVEDNTRNQHQDQDEASHEALLSRLKTILNCRTGSPQVPWIDSEVPWIESHGGYYLLRNFVQALEHVECYETVTYTTHGDYTFLDNLIPLLERWPAPVSVALYAPGDDLDRTVDLIRAMLNCHVRRLVVNRYVSIHLYFDFEHLPPHPVSHYRELMAVPYQCENATRLGGESFRRAHNLTYPVNVGRNVARSLATTHFVLASDIELYPSPNFIPMFLRMIAHPFYQYTLHGTPSVYVLPVFEIAAGSAVIDGMPENKAQLVEALGRGDVIKFHQDICSNCHTVPGYEQWLGVLKDDYTMDILTKGKREYEFAYWEPIYVGTNREPEYDERLSWEGKADKMTQGYIMCVMGYDFYVLDNGFLVHRPGIKTPEEANRPPQQAEQRSFIRETIREEITTLYNTRKGCKI, from the exons ATGACGGGAAACTACAAAGCCCTGAGGGCGAACCATGAGGATGTCTGGCAACGGTCTGCGTTACTGCGCACGGTGCtagtggtggtgatcgtgttTTTCGTGCTATTCTGCCTAATGGGCTACTTCTATCGGCCGGAAGTGGAAGATAACACTCGGAACCAGCACCAAGACCAGGACGAGGCTTCCCACGAAGCTCTGCTGAGTCGTCTCAA GACCATACTGAACTGTCGCACAGGAAGTCCACAGGTGCCGTGGATTGACTCGGAGGTACCGTGGATTGAATCGCACGGTGGCTACTACCTGCTTCGAAACTTTGTCCAGGCGCTAGAACACGTTGAGTGCTACGAAACGGTAACGTACACCACACACGGTGACTATACGTTCCTGGACAATCTGATACCGTTGCTCGAGCGTTGGCCGGCACCGGTCAGCGTTGCACTGTACGCTCCCGGAGACGATCTCGATCGGACGGTCGACCTGATCCGTGCCATGCTCAACTGCCACGTACGACGTCTGGTGGTCAACCGATACGTAAGCATCCATCTGTACTTTGACTTCGAGCATCTACCACCGCACCCGGTCAGTCACTACCGGGAGTTGATGGCGGTACCGTACCAGTGCGAAAACGCAACCCGACTGGGAGGCGAGAGCTTCCGGAGAGCGCACAACCTCACCTACCCGGTGAACGTGGGCCGCAATGTGGCCCGGAGCTTAGCCACGACACACTTCGTACTGGCGAGTGACATCGAGCTGTACCCGAGTCCGAACTTTATCCCCATGTTTCTGCGCATGATCGCGCATCCGTTCTATCAGTACACCCTGCACGGTACTCCGTCCGTGTACGTACTGCCCGTGTTTGAGATCGCTGCCGGCAGTGCGGTGATCGATGGGATGCCAGAGAACAAGGCCCAACTGGTGGAGGCGTTGGGGCGCGGTGATGTGATCAAATTCCATCAGGACATCTGCTCCAACTGTCACACGGTGCCCGGCTACGAGCAGTGGCTGGGTGTGCTGAAGGATGACTACACGATGGACATCCTGACGAAGGGGAAACGTGAGTACGAGTTCGCTTACTGGGAACCGATCTACGTTGGCACCAACCGTGAACCGGAATACGACGAGCGGTTGAGCTGGGAGGGGAAGGCGGACAAAATGACGCAG GGTTACATCATGTGCGTCATGGGTTACGACTTTTACGTGCTCGACAATGGGTTTCTGGTGCACCGGCCGGGAATCAAAACGCCGGAAGAAGCGAACCGGCCACCGCAGCAGGCAGAGCAACGATCCTTCATACGCGAGACCATTCGCGAAGAGATCACCACACTGTACAATACGCGAAAAGGATGCAAAATCTAG
- the LOC128275392 gene encoding beta-1,4-glucuronyltransferase 1-like → MRRNWLLRCSILINVAVVLYIGSHLLIGSGNFAIGPAYIIADEVLKQPAAAAQYKAFLSPQQQQQQQRLLAEAEQQLYDQQQQQQQQSPQQGHSSLVLKIQENGIGVPEVSQQRQLAAVIQQQQQQQEQQILEVVRDVDNSNLNVDDSRFDVPTEKSTSRKLPGPDVLYQDGGPPGPAGGGGAVAGVINGTDIFSTTASLDFDAKLRTLLNCHDRDYEPYIAQRGDFWVLKNYIRAEHGELRCHETVSYTTHADYTFLDNLVPLLERWNAPISLALHAPGTDFVPTINSIKYLRDCIPESHLVRQFVTFHIYFSSKHIPKFVPKHNQVLDTPYNCSLAVPYFNVSAAQLYKTQKKLLYPVNVGRNVARDAAMTHFLLASDIELYPNPGLVHKFLEMIARNEPVLQRKNPRVFPLPIFEVDNNSPVPRDKAELQELLRSGKAIPFHKRVCSSCHGVPRSKEWIAANETDDLGVFYIGKRIGYFVHWEPIYIGTHADPHYDERLSWEGKSDKMTQGYALCVLDYDFHILDNGFLVHKPGIKVLKKDPKRAMLAAKTNQLIKKIIYPELQVMYGTRKGCAV, encoded by the exons ATGCGTCGCAACTGGCTTCTGCGCTGCAGCATCCTGATCAacgtggcggtggtgctgtaCATCGGCAGCCACCTGCTGATCGGCAGCGGCAACTTCGCCATCGGTCCGGCCTACATCATTGCGGACGAGGTGCTGAAGCAgccggccgctgccgcccaGTACAAGGCCTTTCTAtcgccacagcagcaacagcagcagcagcggttgcTGGCGGAGGCCGAGCAGCAACTCTacgaccaacagcagcagcagcagcagcagtcaccTCAGCAAGGACACAGTAGTTTAGTGTTAAAAATTCAAGAAAATGGG ATCGGTGTGCCGGAGGTGTCCCAGCAGCGCCAGCTGGCCGCAGTgatacagcagcagcagcagcagcaagagcaGCAGATACTGGAGGTGGTTCGCGATGTAGATAACAGTAATCTTAACGTAGACGATAGTCGCTTCGATGTGCCAACGGAGAAGAGCACCTCCCGGAAGCTGCCCGGCCCCGATGTGCTCTATCAGGACGGCGGACCTCCGGggcccgccggtggtggcggtgcggtggcgggAGTGATCAATGGCACCGACATCTTTTCCACCACCGCATCGCTGGATTTCGATGCCAAGCTAAG GACACTGCTCAACTGTCACGACCGGGACTACGAGCCGTACATCGCCCAGCGGGGCGACTTCTGGGTGCTGAAGAACTACATCCGGGCCGAGCACGGTGAGCTGCGGTGCCACGAGACCGTCAGCTATACGACGCACGCCGACTACACCTTCCTCGACAATCTGGTACCACTGCTGGAAAG GTGGAACGCACCAATTAGCCTTGCGCTGCACGCGCCGGGCACGGATTTTGTGCCCACGATCAATTCGATTAAGTATCTAAGAGACTGCATACCAGAGAGTCATTTAGTGCGACAGTTTGTCAcatttcatatttattttagtAGTAAACATATTCCAAAATTC GTTCCTAAACACAATCAAGTATTAGACACGCCGTACAACTGCTCGCTGGCGGTGCCGTACTTTAACGTGTCCGCCGCGCAGCTGTACAAAACGCAGAAGAAGCTGCTCTACCCGGTCAACGTCGGCCGCAACGTGGCCCGCGACGCCGCGATGACCCATTTCCTTCTAGCTAGCGATATCGAATTGTACCCCAACCCGGGGCTAGTGCATAAGTTTCTCGAAATGATCGCCCGGAACGAGCCGGTGCTGCAGCGCAAGAATCCACG AGTCTTTCCACTGCCGATATTTGAGGTAGATAATAATTCACCGGTGCCACGGGATAAGGCCGAGCTGCAGGAGCTGCTGCGCTCCGGCAAAGCGATACCCTTCCACAAGCGGGTCTGCTCCAGCTGCCACGGAGTGCCCCGGTCCAAGGAGTGGATAGCGGCCAACGAAACCGACG ATTTGGGCGTGTTTTACATTGGCAAACGGATCGGATACTTTGTGCACTGGGAACCGATCTACATCGGAACGCACGCCGATCCGCACTACGACGAGCGGTTAAGTTGGGAGGGAAAAAGTGATAAAATGACACAA GGTTACGCACTTTGTGTGCTCGACTACGACTTCCACATACTGGACAATGGCTTCCTGGTGCACAAGCCCGGCATCAAGGTGCTGAAGAAGGACCCGAAGCGTGCGATGCTGGCGGCGAAAACGAACCAGCTGATCAAGAAGATCATCTACCCGGAGCTCCAGGTCATGTACGGCACGCGGAAGGGCTGTGCCGTATAG